A part of Deltaproteobacteria bacterium genomic DNA contains:
- a CDS encoding response regulator: MDAPEKRTILLVEDEISFRTIYQDMLDSGGFQVLAAADGEAGLQMALSQKPDLVLLDLNLPKLHGFEVLKSIRENKTTNGMPVIILTVQGSDKDIKKGSELGATDYLIKGMCTPMETFKRINAALSAAKPKITKYKIEVKERLLDGIALEQEVGLGLYYNCPSCRMEVYLELTPDAVKEDKHFFSARFVCPHCQKQF, from the coding sequence ATGGACGCTCCGGAAAAAAGGACGATTCTCCTTGTCGAAGACGAGATATCCTTCAGAACCATATACCAAGATATGCTCGACAGCGGCGGCTTTCAAGTTTTAGCAGCCGCAGATGGCGAGGCCGGATTGCAGATGGCTCTATCGCAAAAACCGGACCTGGTACTGCTTGACTTGAACTTACCCAAGCTTCACGGATTCGAAGTGCTAAAGAGTATCAGGGAGAACAAAACAACAAACGGCATGCCTGTTATCATATTGACCGTACAGGGGTCAGATAAAGATATCAAAAAGGGATCCGAACTTGGCGCGACAGACTACCTGATAAAAGGGATGTGCACGCCTATGGAAACTTTCAAAAGGATAAATGCAGCGCTTTCGGCAGCGAAACCGAAAATAACAAAATATAAAATTGAAGTAAAAGAAAGGCTCCTCGACGGAATAGCATTAGAGCAAGAGGTCGGCTTGGGCTTATACTATAACTGTCCCAGTTGCAGAATGGAAGTATATCTGGAACTGACCCCCGATGCAGTAAAAGAGGACAAGCATTTTTTCTCAGCCCGCTTTGTTTGCCCCCATTGCCAAAAACAGTTCTAA